A single genomic interval of Cydia pomonella isolate Wapato2018A unplaced genomic scaffold, ilCydPomo1 PGA_scaffold_151, whole genome shotgun sequence harbors:
- the LOC133533307 gene encoding uncharacterized protein LOC133533307: MFHAFAVTLYLSASLTIVAGEPPHFRILAPEFVCPKEADTGPKSIDNTIITLRTPADAKLDMRWTVRWTPLPAPSQRFTLMLWRATRQLEKKLNGPQKEPYVYIIENDELLRGVDYKFNVTASNSEGEETTKTFHINNAKGEQLLQNLEGRTDMLSIILVGGEETYADVELMMDALVTTCHPTQDFYFEWSAESAGHKIAASPGGRLELPTYSLRAGLTYLVTCRVVSSAGELITQNSLPLMVLQRSFEVYLCIDYLEISVNTAFTLESIVLNHDYFGESFSYQWTCSYEEGDCNSFFQSIDSGTLNLESGLPTAGKYQITLTVNIHNHSASASAIIIGVQHASPVIQINPLPRTLNEGTRTSLVANASNVTPTCSLTWYFASEEYLESQKHVLNDTCEDCQHGVPLTETLTIFSFEENFLYYLTDFSNETEWRQITAEMPAAAGRARFVVECGCTQILECVSEGTVYADMFFNINGIPRANMVMVTPDTGTALETLFRISTLAVVDGDTPLYYTFRCRVGVNSSLVLGAYADHLAVETFLPYMEHGVEVWVEVCDVLGACSRSVSKVVHLLTGDGASVDELLQDVHAHIRRCELLQLQRVSVAAIVTYEVSLVLIHCALTILYC, translated from the exons ATGTTTCACGCGTTCGCAGTTACGTTGTATTTAAGCGCAAGTTTAACAATAGTT GCCGGAGAACCACCACACTTTCGTATACTCGCTCCAGAATTTGTGTGTCCAAAAGAAGCTGACACTGGCCCGAAGAGTATTGACAACACCATTATTAC CCTCCGAACCCCCGCGGATGCAAAGCTGGACATGCGCTGGACGGTGCGCTGGACGCCCCTTCCAGCACCTTCACAGCGGTTCACCCTGATGCTGTGGCGAGCGACGCGGCAGTTGGAGAAGAAACTAAACGGACCGCAGAAGGAACCTTACGTCTACATCATAGAGAACGATGAG CTACTCAGAGGTGTAGACTACAAGTTCAACGTGACAGCATCAAACTCAGAAGGCGAAGAGACCACCAAGACCTTCCACATCAACAATGCGAAAGGAGAACAGCTGCTGCAGAATCTGgagggacggacggacatgCTGTCCATCATACTGGTCGGTGGGGAGGAGACGTATGCTGATGTCGAGCTTATGATGGATGCGCTGGTCACTACTTGTCATCCAACACAGGATTTTTAT TTCGAATGGTCAGCTGAAAGCGCGGGTCACAAAATAGCCGCATCGCCGGGCGGCAGATTGGAGCTGCCCACATACTCGCTCAGAGCCGGCCTGACCTACCTCGTCACGTGTCGGGTCGTGAGCTCGGCCGGGGAACTCATTACCCAG AACAGTCTACCCCTCATGGTTCTGCAGCGGTCGTTTGAAGTGTATTTATGCATAGACTATTTAGAAATCAGCGTCAATACTGCATTCACTTTGGAGTCCATTGTACTAAATCACGACTACTTTGGAGAGTCCTTTTCA TACCAATGGACATGCTCTTACGAAGAAGGAGACTGTAATAGTTTCTTTCAAAGCATTGATAGCGGTACGTTGAATTTGGAAAGTGGATTACCCACAGCAGGAAA ATACCAGATCACGCTTACTGTAAACATCCATAATCACTCCGCGTCCGCCAGTGCCATAATTATTGGCGTTCAACATGCTTCACCAGTGATACAG ATAAATCCGCTACCAAGGACTCTGAACGAAGGCACCAGAACTTCGCTAGTGGCAAACGCCAGCAACGTGACGCCGACCTGCTCTTTGACCTGGTACTTCGCTTCTGAAGAGTATTTAGAGTCTCAGAAACATGTCCTGAATGACACTTGCGAAGATTGTCAG CATGGAGTACCGCTCACTGAAACTTTAACAATCTTCTCCTTCGAAGAGAACTTTCTCTACTACTTAACCGACTTCTCAAACGAGACGGAATGGCGGCAGATAACAGCCGAGATGCCAGCAGCTGCCGGCCGTGCAAGATTTGTAGTGGAGTGTGGATGCACTCAGATtcttgaatgtgtgagtgaagGGACTGTCTATGCTGACATGTTCTTCAACATAAATGGGATTCCGAGAGCAAATATGGTGATG GTAACGCCTGACACCGGTACAGCACTTGAGACACTTTTCCGCATAAGCACCCTAGCCGTGGTGGACGGCGATACTCCCCTGTACTACACGTTCCGCTGTCGAGTGGGGGTCAACAGCTCGCTGGTGCTGGGGGCTTATGCTGACCACTTGGCTGTGGAAACCTTCCTGCCTTATATGg AACATGGCGTCGAAGTATGGGTGGAAGTGTGCGATGTTCTTGGAGCGTGTTCGCGAAGCGTGAGCAAAGTTGTCCACCTTTTGACCGGAGATGGCGCCTCTGTCGACGAGTTGCTTCAAGATGTGCATGCGCATATTAGGCGGTGCGAACTGTTGCAGTTACAGAGAGTGAGCGTTGCTGCTATTGTTACTTATGAAGTAAGTCTTGTATTGATACATTGCGCCCTAACCATCCTATATTGTTGA